One window from the genome of Rhodopseudomonas sp. P2A-2r encodes:
- a CDS encoding allantoinase PuuE, translating to MASPDDHLQRDFVGYGRTPPHPRWPGDARVALNFCINYEEGSEASFGDGDGASEAALTEGGAGGFDGRDLAAESMFEYGSRVGFWRVLRLLSERGMTATVMGCALALERNDEAAAAIRAHGYDVCAHGWRWERHQNLSEADERERIARTVTSLQRTTGAAPLGWYCRYGAGINTRRLIVEHGGFLYDSDAYNDELPYWTRVLGKPHLVVPYGLANNDAKFMRGAMTTGSDFFDYLRDAFDMLYAEGATAPKMMSVGLHLRIIGHPGRAAGLQRFLDYVQKHQQVWICRRGDIARHWHATHPPTP from the coding sequence ATGGCATCGCCGGACGATCATCTGCAACGCGATTTCGTCGGCTACGGCCGGACCCCGCCGCATCCGCGCTGGCCGGGCGATGCGCGCGTCGCCCTGAACTTCTGCATCAACTATGAAGAGGGATCGGAAGCCTCGTTCGGCGACGGTGACGGCGCCAGCGAAGCCGCGTTGACCGAGGGCGGCGCCGGCGGCTTCGACGGACGCGACCTCGCCGCCGAATCCATGTTCGAATACGGCAGTCGCGTCGGCTTCTGGCGGGTGCTGCGCCTGCTCTCCGAGCGCGGGATGACCGCGACGGTGATGGGATGCGCGCTGGCATTGGAGCGCAACGACGAGGCCGCCGCCGCTATTCGCGCCCACGGCTACGACGTCTGCGCCCATGGCTGGCGCTGGGAACGGCACCAGAATCTCAGCGAGGCCGACGAGCGCGAACGTATCGCCAGGACCGTCACAAGCCTTCAGCGCACCACCGGCGCCGCCCCGCTCGGCTGGTATTGTCGCTACGGCGCCGGAATCAATACCCGCCGGCTGATCGTCGAGCACGGCGGCTTTCTGTACGACTCGGACGCCTACAACGACGAACTGCCGTACTGGACCAGGGTGCTCGGCAAGCCGCATCTGGTGGTGCCCTACGGTCTCGCCAACAACGACGCCAAATTCATGCGCGGCGCCATGACCACCGGCAGCGACTTCTTCGACTATCTGCGTGACGCCTTCGACATGCTGTACGCCGAGGGCGCGACCGCGCCGAAGATGATGTCGGTGGGCCTGCATCTCCGGATCATCGGCCATCCCGGCCGCGCCGCCGGATTGCAGCGCTTCCTCGATTACGTGCAGAAGCACCAGCAGGTCTGGATCTGCCGCCGCGGCGATATCGCACGGCACTGGCACGCCACCCATCCACCGACTCCATGA
- a CDS encoding ureidoglycolate lyase has protein sequence MITTEAASYTIKLEPLAPETFADFGDVAARPSGMRRRYLPTARDNAVDAKTLSLWISSAATVASLPLRLAKLERHPYSAQTFVPLDAGSYLVVVCGARADGRPDLDSLRAFVAGSHQTVTFARNVWHHPMTVLDRHMEFAVAMGMTGRDDDDVFCSLDVAVDVLAPPAL, from the coding sequence ATGATCACAACCGAAGCCGCATCCTACACGATCAAGCTCGAGCCACTGGCGCCGGAGACCTTTGCGGACTTCGGCGACGTGGCCGCCCGTCCAAGCGGTATGCGCCGCCGCTATCTGCCGACTGCGCGGGACAATGCCGTGGACGCCAAAACCCTTTCGCTGTGGATCAGCAGCGCGGCGACCGTCGCCAGCCTGCCGCTGCGGCTGGCGAAGCTGGAGCGCCATCCTTATTCGGCACAGACCTTCGTCCCGCTCGACGCCGGCAGCTATCTGGTGGTGGTGTGCGGCGCGCGGGCCGACGGACGGCCCGACCTCGACAGCCTCCGCGCTTTCGTCGCCGGCTCGCATCAGACCGTCACCTTCGCACGCAACGTCTGGCATCACCCGATGACGGTGCTCGACCGCCACATGGAATTCGCCGTCGCCATGGGCATGACGGGACGCGACGATGACGACGTGTTCTGCAGCCTTGATGTCGCTGTCGACGTCCTTGCGCCACCGGCATTGTGA
- a CDS encoding GntR family transcriptional regulator, translating into MSAAKKASSRGSKAAPEPRPRAAGNITEATYKQLQDLIETRQLVPGEVIEERRLALRLKVSRTPLRAGISRLLGEGKLEQLSNGSVVVRNIGITELLELIHLRIVLESEAASIAATRIALDTLQPLKARLEQIMSTAKITKSMHWNLDDEIHDLIASNCGNRSLERLIGETRLKSRLCNVERRPERLLPACREHLAIVDAIIQRDAQGARQAMVQHLVNVRQGMLETFGIFLPAGHA; encoded by the coding sequence GTGTCGGCAGCAAAGAAGGCTTCCTCACGCGGCAGCAAAGCGGCGCCTGAACCACGACCGCGCGCCGCCGGAAATATCACGGAGGCAACCTACAAGCAGCTGCAGGACCTCATCGAGACCCGTCAGCTGGTGCCTGGCGAGGTGATCGAGGAGCGACGGCTGGCGCTTCGCCTGAAGGTTTCGAGAACCCCGCTGCGGGCCGGCATCAGCAGGCTGCTGGGCGAGGGCAAGCTCGAGCAGCTGTCCAACGGATCTGTCGTCGTTCGCAACATCGGCATCACCGAGCTGCTCGAACTCATTCACCTGCGCATTGTGCTGGAGAGCGAGGCCGCGTCCATCGCCGCGACCCGCATCGCCCTCGACACCCTGCAGCCGCTCAAGGCGCGGCTCGAGCAGATCATGAGCACGGCCAAGATCACCAAGAGCATGCACTGGAACCTGGACGACGAAATCCACGACCTGATTGCCAGCAACTGCGGCAACCGATCGCTGGAGCGGCTGATCGGCGAGACACGCCTGAAGAGCCGGTTGTGCAATGTGGAGCGGCGGCCGGAGCGCCTGCTCCCGGCCTGCCGCGAACATCTGGCGATCGTCGACGCCATTATCCAGCGCGACGCGCAAGGCGCCCGACAGGCAATGGTCCAGCACCTCGTCAATGTGCGGCAGGGCATGCTGGAGACGTTCGGGATTTTCCTGCCCGCGGGCCACGCCTGA
- a CDS encoding YccF domain-containing protein, whose translation MPPVSLFLNILWILFGGLWMAAAWMIAAIVMAITIVGLPWARAAFNIAAYTLLPFGQRAVRRDLVTGQRDIGTGLLGVIGNLIWLVLAGWWLAIGHLITAVLLAVTIIGIPFAWAHVKLAGIALWPIGKVIIPA comes from the coding sequence ATGCCGCCGGTCTCGCTGTTTCTGAATATCCTCTGGATCCTGTTCGGCGGCCTGTGGATGGCTGCGGCCTGGATGATTGCGGCCATTGTCATGGCCATCACCATTGTCGGCCTGCCCTGGGCACGGGCGGCATTTAACATCGCCGCCTATACGCTGCTGCCGTTCGGCCAGCGCGCCGTGCGCCGCGACCTCGTCACCGGCCAGCGCGACATCGGCACCGGTCTGCTGGGCGTGATCGGCAACCTGATCTGGCTGGTCCTGGCCGGCTGGTGGCTGGCGATCGGACATCTGATCACGGCCGTCCTGCTCGCCGTCACCATCATCGGGATTCCCTTCGCCTGGGCCCATGTGAAGCTGGCGGGCATTGCGCTGTGGCCGATCGGCAAGGTCATCATTCCCGCCTGA
- a CDS encoding sulfonate ABC transporter substrate-binding protein produces the protein MKRREFLQLSLGAAAVAAWSDARAQVTVKEIRIGYQKNGVLVIARQRAVLEQHFAPQGVAVKWVEFSSGPPMLEAMNVGSVDYGAVGDSPPVFAQSAGAAIVYAAGQPVTNGQGILVPAQSAIRSIADLKGKRIGFTKGSSAHNIVVQTLEKAGLTYADITPVYLTPPDAGPAFANGSIDAWAIWDPYFAIAETKQNGRILVNASDITKTNSFYIANRDFAKNHGAVLQQIVDVTAQAAKWAEAHRDDVAKSLSAVTGIPLDIQTIAARRSSFAVGPMTDDIVATQQGVADRFFKLGLIPKPVVVRDAVWKPTQT, from the coding sequence ATGAAGCGCCGAGAATTTCTGCAGCTGTCGCTTGGCGCCGCCGCCGTGGCCGCATGGTCGGATGCACGCGCGCAAGTTACCGTGAAGGAGATCCGGATCGGCTACCAGAAGAACGGCGTGCTGGTGATCGCGCGGCAGCGCGCCGTGCTGGAGCAGCATTTTGCCCCGCAGGGCGTCGCCGTCAAATGGGTCGAGTTCTCATCCGGGCCGCCGATGCTGGAAGCGATGAACGTCGGCAGCGTCGACTACGGCGCGGTCGGCGATTCGCCGCCGGTGTTCGCGCAGTCCGCAGGCGCTGCCATCGTCTACGCCGCCGGCCAGCCGGTCACCAACGGGCAGGGCATTCTGGTGCCGGCGCAATCGGCCATCCGCAGCATTGCCGATCTCAAGGGCAAGCGGATCGGCTTCACCAAGGGATCGAGCGCGCACAACATCGTGGTGCAGACGCTCGAGAAAGCCGGCCTGACCTATGCCGACATCACCCCAGTCTATCTGACGCCGCCCGACGCCGGCCCGGCCTTTGCCAACGGCAGCATCGATGCCTGGGCGATCTGGGATCCGTATTTCGCCATCGCTGAGACCAAGCAGAACGGCCGCATCCTGGTCAACGCTTCCGACATTACCAAGACCAACTCCTTCTACATCGCCAATCGCGATTTCGCGAAGAACCATGGCGCGGTGCTGCAGCAGATCGTCGATGTCACGGCGCAGGCGGCGAAATGGGCGGAAGCCCATCGTGACGACGTGGCAAAATCGCTGAGCGCCGTGACCGGCATTCCGCTGGATATCCAGACCATCGCCGCCAGGCGCTCGTCTTTCGCGGTCGGCCCGATGACCGACGACATCGTCGCCACCCAGCAGGGTGTTGCCGACCGGTTCTTCAAGCTCGGCCTGATTCCGAAGCCGGTCGTCGTGCGCGACGCCGTGTGGAAGCCGACGCAGACCTGA
- the ssuC gene encoding aliphatic sulfonate ABC transporter permease SsuC, which yields MSIVEILPRVRAFRLPRVDGLTQWIVPLALILVWQLASVTGFMPARVMPAPSDVALAGWKLLLSGELAQNIWVSFWRASVGFLIGGSIGFAFGLANGLSQLSSKLTDTTLQMVRNVPHLALIPLVILWFGIDESAKLFLVALGVFFPIYLNTLHGIRTVDPQLIEMGRIYGMSNGELFRRVIFPGALPSIFVGVRFALGIMWLTLIVAETIAASSGLGYMAMQAREFMQIDVVVLSILIYALLGKVADSASRLLERLTLSWHPAFQKQ from the coding sequence ATGAGCATCGTTGAAATTCTCCCCCGCGTTCGTGCGTTCAGGCTGCCGCGGGTCGACGGTCTAACCCAGTGGATCGTGCCACTGGCCCTCATTCTGGTCTGGCAGCTGGCATCGGTGACCGGCTTCATGCCGGCGCGGGTGATGCCGGCGCCGAGCGATGTGGCGCTGGCCGGCTGGAAATTGCTGCTGTCGGGCGAATTGGCGCAGAATATCTGGGTGTCGTTCTGGCGTGCCAGTGTCGGCTTCCTCATCGGCGGCAGCATCGGCTTTGCCTTCGGCCTCGCCAACGGCCTCTCGCAGCTGAGCAGCAAGCTGACCGACACGACGCTGCAGATGGTGCGCAACGTGCCGCATCTGGCGCTGATCCCGCTGGTGATCCTGTGGTTCGGCATCGACGAATCCGCAAAACTGTTCCTGGTGGCGCTCGGCGTGTTCTTTCCGATCTACCTCAACACGCTGCACGGCATCCGCACCGTCGACCCGCAGCTCATCGAGATGGGCCGCATCTACGGCATGAGCAATGGCGAGCTGTTCCGCCGGGTGATCTTCCCCGGCGCGCTGCCGTCGATCTTCGTCGGCGTGCGATTCGCGCTCGGCATCATGTGGCTGACTCTGATCGTGGCGGAGACCATCGCGGCGTCGTCGGGGCTCGGCTACATGGCGATGCAGGCCCGCGAATTCATGCAGATCGACGTCGTCGTGCTGAGCATCCTGATCTACGCCCTGCTCGGCAAGGTCGCCGACAGCGCCTCGCGCCTGCTGGAGCGGCTGACGCTGTCCTGGCATCCGGCGTTCCAGAAACAGTGA
- a CDS encoding ATP-binding cassette domain-containing protein codes for MQQPLRFVPVDAELADPQDYVGQARDTRRASQAPSRGLGLTIRGLRKSFGDNEVLRGIDLHIPAGQFVAIVGRSGCGKSTLLRLIAGLDKPSAGSISFGEEARAEDIRVMFQEPRLLPWARVLSNVEVGLGRDRTSADAKARAERALGEVGLADKRDQWPAVLSGGQKQRVALARALVSQPKVLAFDEPLGALDALTRISMQRLLGRVWHDQAFTAILVTHDVSEAVALADRVLVIEDGRIAHDIHVDVPRPRQRGSADLAALEGGILRDLLKGDDSTDL; via the coding sequence ATGCAGCAGCCCCTTCGTTTTGTTCCCGTGGACGCCGAATTGGCCGACCCGCAGGATTATGTCGGGCAGGCGCGTGACACGCGCCGCGCCTCGCAGGCACCGTCGCGTGGCCTCGGCCTGACCATCCGCGGCCTGCGAAAATCCTTCGGCGACAACGAGGTGCTGCGCGGCATCGACCTGCACATCCCCGCCGGACAGTTCGTCGCCATTGTCGGCCGCAGCGGCTGCGGCAAGAGCACCCTGCTGCGATTGATCGCCGGACTCGACAAGCCCAGCGCCGGCAGTATCAGCTTCGGCGAAGAGGCGCGCGCCGAAGACATTCGCGTCATGTTCCAGGAGCCGCGGCTGCTGCCGTGGGCCCGCGTGCTGTCCAATGTGGAAGTCGGTCTTGGCCGCGACCGCACCTCGGCGGATGCGAAAGCGCGCGCCGAACGCGCGCTCGGTGAGGTCGGTCTTGCGGACAAGCGTGATCAGTGGCCGGCGGTGCTGTCCGGCGGCCAGAAGCAGCGCGTGGCCTTGGCGCGGGCGCTGGTCAGCCAACCCAAGGTGCTGGCCTTCGACGAGCCGCTCGGCGCGCTGGACGCGCTGACGCGGATCTCGATGCAGCGGCTGCTCGGCCGGGTCTGGCACGATCAGGCATTTACGGCGATCCTCGTCACGCATGATGTTTCGGAAGCCGTGGCGCTGGCCGACCGCGTACTCGTGATCGAGGACGGTCGCATCGCTCATGATATCCATGTCGACGTGCCGCGACCACGGCAGCGCGGCTCGGCTGACCTCGCCGCCCTTGAAGGCGGCATCCTGCGCGACCTTCTCAAGGGCGACGATTCAACGGATTTGTGA
- a CDS encoding flavin reductase family protein — translation MNCVVRNIKTGRDISSGEFRGAMRALACGVSVITVGRGSDISGMTVTSVSSLSVEPPTLMVSVNRQSSSWPLLQRYGAFGVNILTAEQLDIAERFSGKDGLKGAARFNGAQWVTRATGVPLLVGGLASIDCEVEEVIERHSHAIVIGRVRDVLTSVPTSALTYWDGQYVAVDQNEDALRLAQVSLPNSRGLREI, via the coding sequence ATGAACTGCGTCGTGCGCAACATCAAAACCGGCCGCGATATTTCCTCCGGCGAATTCCGTGGCGCCATGCGCGCGCTGGCCTGCGGCGTCAGCGTCATCACCGTGGGCCGCGGCAGCGACATCTCCGGTATGACGGTCACCTCGGTGTCGTCGCTGTCGGTGGAACCGCCGACCTTGATGGTCAGCGTCAACCGGCAGTCGTCGTCGTGGCCGCTGCTGCAGCGCTACGGCGCGTTCGGCGTCAACATCCTCACGGCGGAACAGCTCGACATTGCCGAACGCTTTTCCGGCAAGGACGGCCTGAAAGGCGCTGCCCGCTTCAACGGCGCGCAATGGGTGACGCGCGCCACCGGGGTGCCGCTGCTGGTCGGCGGCCTCGCCTCGATCGATTGCGAGGTCGAGGAAGTGATCGAGCGACATTCCCACGCCATTGTCATCGGCCGCGTCAGGGACGTGCTGACCTCGGTGCCGACCTCGGCGCTGACTTATTGGGACGGCCAGTATGTGGCCGTCGACCAGAACGAGGACGCGCTGCGGCTGGCTCAGGTCAGTCTGCCCAACTCGCGCGGGCTGCGGGAGATCTGA
- a CDS encoding CHASE2 domain-containing protein, translating into MIRFRRVRRLARRFGFARALCVALLIALALARIADLPVTEELRLRTFDTYQLIAPRVKTARPVVIVDIDEASLRKYGQFPWPRTRIADLVTNLTRLKAVVIAFDIAFPEPDRTNPAIAADAIAGLDDATRAMLRALPSNDRLFADAVQRSRVVLGESGLAMAGPALDASRPATGLAMLGGDPQPFLVSFPGLLRNVPELEKAASGRGLFSIRNERDGIVRRVPMMMQAQGVTMPSLTFEMLRVATGTDTIFIKSDRAGIKSIAVKGFEIPTDRNGQLWVHFAKSDPAIYVSAADVLDGTVPPERIAGRLVLIGTSSVGLLDTKTTPIDPVLPGVEIHAQVLESALTRTVLSQPNYAIGAELCTALLLGILVIWLAPMFGPVTLIAVGALIATLLVGTSWYFYSQHRLLLDFTYPLLSTTLIYLTLIFSNFVREQRQRRRIRSAFSQYLSPALVEQLAQSPEKLVLGGEEREMTIMFSDVRGFTAISESYKHDPHGLTTLMNRFLTPLTNAILDRKGTIDKYMGDAIMAFWNAPLDDAEHEINSCAAALDMLERIDALNREREIEAQQGGHVYIPMQVGIGLNTGTCVVGNMGSDLRFDYSVLGDSVNLASRLEGQSKEYGFPIIVGSKTALAAKDRFAILELDFIMVKGKKEPEVIYAVAGREDMAQSERFQRLRKLTIEMLACYRSRDWDGALFAIERGRKSDVGHLLELLYNLYEKRLHAYRQSPPPDDWNGAYALLTK; encoded by the coding sequence ATGATCAGGTTCCGGCGGGTGCGACGGCTGGCGCGGCGGTTCGGCTTTGCCCGCGCGCTGTGCGTCGCGCTGCTGATCGCTCTGGCGCTGGCGCGGATCGCCGACCTCCCGGTGACCGAGGAGCTGCGGCTGCGCACCTTCGACACCTACCAGCTCATCGCCCCGCGCGTGAAGACCGCCCGGCCCGTGGTCATCGTCGATATCGACGAGGCGAGCCTCAGGAAATACGGCCAGTTTCCCTGGCCGCGCACCCGCATCGCCGATCTCGTCACCAACCTGACCCGGCTGAAAGCCGTAGTCATCGCCTTCGACATCGCGTTTCCGGAGCCGGACCGGACCAATCCCGCCATTGCCGCCGACGCCATTGCCGGGCTCGACGACGCCACCCGCGCCATGCTCCGCGCATTGCCGAGCAACGACCGGCTGTTCGCCGACGCCGTGCAGCGCTCACGCGTCGTGCTCGGCGAATCCGGACTGGCGATGGCGGGTCCGGCACTCGACGCGTCGCGGCCGGCGACCGGGCTGGCGATGCTCGGCGGCGATCCGCAGCCGTTTCTCGTAAGTTTTCCGGGACTGCTGCGCAACGTGCCGGAGCTTGAAAAAGCCGCCTCCGGCCGCGGGCTGTTCAGCATCCGCAACGAGCGCGACGGCATCGTGCGCCGCGTGCCCATGATGATGCAGGCGCAGGGCGTCACCATGCCGTCCCTGACCTTCGAGATGCTGCGGGTGGCGACCGGCACCGACACCATCTTCATCAAGTCCGACCGCGCCGGTATCAAGAGCATTGCGGTCAAGGGCTTCGAAATCCCCACCGACCGCAACGGGCAGTTGTGGGTGCATTTCGCGAAAAGCGACCCGGCCATCTACGTCTCCGCCGCCGACGTGCTGGACGGCACGGTGCCGCCGGAGCGCATTGCCGGCAGGCTGGTGCTGATCGGCACTTCGTCGGTCGGGCTGCTCGACACCAAGACCACGCCGATCGATCCGGTGCTGCCCGGCGTCGAGATCCACGCCCAAGTGCTGGAAAGCGCGCTGACCCGCACGGTGCTGTCGCAGCCGAATTACGCGATCGGCGCGGAGTTGTGCACAGCGCTGCTGCTCGGCATTCTCGTCATCTGGCTGGCGCCGATGTTCGGCCCTGTCACCCTGATCGCGGTCGGCGCCCTGATCGCCACATTGCTGGTCGGCACGTCCTGGTATTTCTATTCGCAACACCGTCTGCTGCTCGACTTCACCTATCCGCTGCTGTCGACCACGCTGATCTACCTGACGCTGATCTTCAGCAACTTCGTCCGCGAACAGCGCCAGCGCCGCCGCATCCGCTCGGCGTTCAGCCAATATCTCTCGCCGGCGCTGGTCGAGCAGCTCGCGCAATCGCCGGAGAAGCTGGTGCTCGGCGGCGAGGAGCGCGAGATGACCATCATGTTCTCGGACGTGCGCGGCTTCACCGCGATCTCGGAATCCTACAAGCACGACCCGCACGGCCTGACGACGCTGATGAACCGCTTCCTGACGCCGCTGACCAACGCCATCCTCGACCGCAAGGGCACCATCGACAAGTACATGGGCGACGCCATCATGGCGTTCTGGAACGCGCCGCTCGACGACGCCGAACACGAAATCAATTCCTGCGCCGCCGCCCTCGACATGCTGGAGCGCATCGACGCCCTCAACCGCGAACGCGAGATCGAGGCGCAGCAGGGCGGCCACGTCTATATCCCCATGCAGGTCGGCATCGGCCTCAACACCGGCACCTGCGTGGTCGGCAATATGGGCTCCGACCTGCGGTTCGACTATTCCGTGCTCGGCGACAGCGTCAACCTCGCCTCGCGACTGGAGGGCCAGTCCAAGGAGTACGGCTTTCCCATCATCGTCGGCTCAAAGACGGCGCTGGCTGCGAAAGACAGGTTCGCGATCCTCGAGCTCGATTTCATCATGGTGAAGGGCAAGAAGGAGCCGGAAGTGATCTATGCCGTCGCCGGCCGCGAGGACATGGCGCAGTCGGAACGCTTCCAGCGGCTGCGCAAGCTGACCATCGAGATGCTGGCCTGCTATCGCAGCCGCGACTGGGACGGCGCGCTGTTCGCCATCGAGCGCGGCCGCAAGTCCGACGTCGGTCATCTGCTGGAGCTGCTGTATAACCTGTATGAGAAGCGGCTTCACGCTTACAGGCAGTCGCCGCCGCCGGATGACTGGAACGGGGCTTATGCGCTGCTGACGAAATGA
- a CDS encoding HlyD family type I secretion periplasmic adaptor subunit has product MTAKSTGSPTRSHRSIRLHLVIGLVVVLVLAGGIGGWAATAQISGALIAPGAVVVDSNVKKVQHPTGGVVGELRARDGDVVKAGDVVVRLDDTVTKAGLAIVTKNLNGLWARAARLEAEQRGAERISFPAVLLEQIADDDVKNVIASETKLFNVRSTGRIGQKAQLRERIAQLNEEIGGLTAQEAAKTSEMALVEKELIGVRGLYNQQLVQISRLTVLERDAARLAGERAQFMAARAQARGKITETELQIIQIDKDLVSEVSKDLRETNDKIGEFVERKVTAEDQLRRIDIRAPQDGMVLQSTVHTVGGVITAGDAIMLIVPQTDSLSVEARVNPQDIDKLVIGQKTLLRLSAFNQRTTPELNGVVTRVSPDVTTDQRTGQSYYTIRISMPPEEIARLGDVRLIPGMPVEAFVQTGDRTMLAYLVKPLSDQLMRAFREK; this is encoded by the coding sequence ATGACCGCCAAGTCAACCGGATCGCCAACCCGATCGCATCGCTCCATCCGCCTGCATCTGGTGATCGGGCTGGTGGTGGTGCTCGTCCTCGCCGGCGGCATCGGCGGCTGGGCCGCGACCGCGCAGATCTCCGGGGCGCTGATCGCGCCGGGCGCGGTGGTGGTCGATTCCAACGTCAAGAAGGTGCAGCATCCCACCGGCGGCGTGGTCGGCGAACTGCGCGCCCGCGACGGCGACGTGGTCAAGGCCGGCGACGTCGTGGTGCGGCTCGACGACACCGTCACCAAGGCCGGCCTCGCCATCGTCACCAAGAACCTCAACGGGCTGTGGGCACGCGCCGCCCGCCTTGAGGCCGAGCAGCGCGGCGCCGAGCGGATCAGCTTTCCTGCCGTCCTGCTCGAACAGATTGCCGACGACGACGTCAAGAACGTGATCGCCAGCGAGACCAAGCTGTTCAACGTCCGCTCCACCGGACGCATCGGCCAGAAGGCGCAGCTGCGCGAACGCATCGCCCAGCTCAACGAGGAAATCGGCGGCCTGACCGCGCAGGAAGCCGCCAAGACCAGCGAGATGGCGCTGGTCGAAAAGGAACTGATCGGTGTCCGCGGACTGTACAACCAGCAGCTGGTGCAGATCTCGCGGCTGACCGTGCTGGAGCGCGACGCGGCAAGGCTGGCCGGCGAGCGCGCCCAGTTCATGGCGGCGCGGGCCCAGGCCCGCGGCAAGATCACCGAGACCGAGTTGCAGATCATCCAGATCGACAAGGACCTGGTGTCCGAGGTCTCCAAGGACCTGCGCGAGACCAACGACAAGATCGGCGAGTTCGTCGAGCGCAAGGTCACCGCCGAGGACCAGTTGCGGCGCATAGACATCCGCGCGCCGCAGGACGGCATGGTGCTGCAATCCACCGTGCACACCGTCGGCGGCGTGATCACCGCCGGCGACGCCATCATGCTGATCGTGCCGCAGACCGACAGCCTCTCGGTGGAGGCCCGCGTCAATCCGCAGGATATCGACAAACTGGTGATCGGCCAGAAGACGCTGCTGCGTCTGTCGGCCTTCAACCAGCGCACCACGCCCGAGCTGAACGGCGTGGTGACGCGGGTGTCGCCGGACGTCACCACCGACCAGCGCACCGGACAGAGCTACTACACTATTCGCATTTCGATGCCGCCCGAGGAGATTGCGCGGCTCGGCGACGTCCGGCTGATTCCCGGCATGCCCGTGGAAGCCTTCGTGCAGACCGGCGACCGCACCATGCTGGCCTATCTGGTCAAGCCGCTGAGCGACCAGCTGATGCGCGCGTTCCGGGAAAAGTGA